The Microplitis mediator isolate UGA2020A chromosome 10, iyMicMedi2.1, whole genome shotgun sequence genomic sequence CAAACTCgtaaaactttaaatatcttaaaacttaaaattttattgacgattaaatattaaatatatatttatatagtccGTAATTTAAGTATCGTGATTTAGTTTTACAATTacgcaattaattaattaattaaaataataattattatcaatatttgtttAACTAATGTTAGAAATACGTCTaagatgttttttatattaaaaaaaaaagtttaaaaactcaatatcatttttattttatttatttatttatttcaacatacataaatattattaattaacatatttgtaaataaataactatcacaaatttaaccaaaaaatttataataaataaataaaattatccaggtaagatatataattacaattattcataaaaaaataaaattatttataaataaaaatatacagaaatattaaacttttttaaatataaacaattaattaatttgttaaatattcacggaataacaataatagtaaagtaATTCCAACAGTccgttgtaaaaaaattcgacatAAAATACACCCGTTgtttcacatatatatttacgttCCCCTACAAATCATCATTGTGTAGTTTCTCGACCTGCGACATATTTAtacacaaataaaatatcaaatttaatatagTACTGTAacaattcatatttttattcatcgtGCACACAATTACTGAACATCTATTtcgttattttaattaccaaattttttaactgataaattatagaacacaaaacaaatttaattgacgTGTAGAAAAAAACCAAACAAGTGAGAAGTGAAAATGCAATTAaacagagaatttaaaaaaaatgtacattcAAATTCACAGTGCAGCTATTATTGCTATCAGAAGTGTTAGACACAGGGACCACAAGGCAATAGAGTACGTCGAGAAGCAGTTAGTAGTAAAGCAAACATTAAATATCGGTTGCATAAGTGCTTGGGTCATAACGCCCGAATTTCCACTTTTCTCACCTTCGCTATGAGTTTTTTTAACATCTTCTTCAACGCCATGACAATCAGGAGCAGGATAACTAGGATTAGGATCAAGATCCGCTGATGAATTGACTATAGACTCAAATTCCTGATCTTTGTTATCATCACCAAGCTGTCCAGCTGCAGTCGCACTAGTTTTTTCACGgctataaaaatcaaaaatactttgaaaatcattatcaaaattattatcatcattgaGCTCGGTAGGATCACATGATAAATAAGGCACTTGTTTATCCAAATTAAATTCTTCGTTTAGTTGTTTATCATCGTGACAATCAACAGCATTATTACGGGCATGATAATCAACGGGAGTGTTATCATAATCATCAGGGTTTCTATTATCTTGAGCGTCGTTTGATGGCACTGAGTTAACAACGGACTCTTGTGACTCTTTGTTTGATTTATACAACTCACAAGAAGCTTCCGTATCGATCACTTCTGTCCTCGTTTCATCGtcaatgtttaattttaacagtTGATCGGGTTCTTTATACTCggactttgtgtcattttccTTTGCTATTTTTTCCACCTCCTCCACTACCTCATTTTTCTCCTTCACTTCTTTTCCTTTTCCTTCTTCACCTTCTACATCTTTTTCTTCTCCTTGTTGTTCATCTTTAGTCACCTTTTTGTTCATCTTTACTATTCTTTCATCTTCGCCCAAAAGCTCTTCCCACTCGATGAATTCAGAAAGAGAATTTCTGTTTGACCCCAACAACATCGCATTGCTCTTTGCTTCCTCCACACTTTTTTTGACCTTCTccgatgttttttttattaaactctCTAAATTACGACAAAGTTGTTTATACTCGGATAATTCTTGATCACTAAACGGTTCAATTACTTTTTCATTTGTATCAACATTTCCACCACCATCACCAGCTCCCCCATCAacaacatcaacatcaacatcaaaaCTTTCACTGCCGTAATACGGGGATGAAAAACccgattttttatcatcaaacgTTTGATAATTTTCCATATCCATAAACTCTCTTTCACATGATTGtcttcttgaaaattttccatcATCATCTTGCGGTACGCAGACTTGGATCTTGGCCTGACACAAACTCTTTGGACGATTTCCATTGATATCTAAATCAAAATTACGCTCATTATTATTACCAGCACTACTAGTACCTCCCCCACCTTTacaatcattatcattattatcataattaatattaattagtgATCCATTTGACTGCAGTAATCTCGGACGGTTTAATTTAGCAAATTCCCTGTACCAAGCATGATGATCATCATTgcttttatcaataattccGTACAAGTCAGCAGAAAGTGACCGTACTGCCCGTTTCTTTTTGAATTCGCCGCTGCCAATAACAATATTTCTACTCAATGACTCTCTAGTCGGCACAAAATTAACGTTACTCATTGAATTAGCAAACTTATTTTTCCCACCAGTGTCTTTACGTAAATTACGAAACGCCAAATCATCAGTTACAATGTCCGGCTCAATTTTTGGTATATACAGCGACGAGCGCGTGTGTTTAATTTTTGGCTCGACATGCAAATAATCACTTTCAGCAGCTGCTGTTACTGGTCCAAGCGGTATCCCGAATGGTGGCTGTGGTTCGATAACTCTCAGCATGTTATTTGCATGTGTTATATTGCGATAGACAACGTCATCCCGAGTCAAATCCGGTGTACCGCGTCGTTGATTCTTTGGTTTATCGTTACTACAATTACTACTACTATTAACATAATCACctagcaaataattattatcaaattccCTGTCTCTGTATGACAACAAACATGGCGATGCTGCTAAGTAACTGACTCTTGACAGTGAACTCTGACTCGGATCCACTGAAGACGATCGTTCTGGCTGATGCATTCGTCTGTATGCCATATCGTCTTTAAGTTTTggttcatcatcatcatcattattattattattattgttattattattattagtattatgactatgattattattatggcTGCTACCACAGTAGTTGTCGTGACGATCGAAATTCACATTACGCCATAAATTTAACTCGTAGGACGAGGCCGCGGACGGAGACGGGGACGGTGAAGACGACGAGGACGTGTCCAATGAACTTTTTATTGATCCGCCTATACCTGCTGCCTTTGCTGCTAAAGTAACAGCAACTTTATCCCTGTATTCTTCCATACTGCGCTGCTCGGCACGATCGAGCAGATCCTCGTCTTCATTTAAATGTAAACTATTGTAAATCGTCTCTAATTCAATTAACGCTTCCTCTAAATTTTTCGAGTGTCGCCGTTTCTCCAACGGCTGATCATAAATACTCTTAAAGCTTCCCTTCATTTTCGGTATCacctttttctttattttaggCACTATCGGATCCTCTGGCATTT encodes the following:
- the LOC130675369 gene encoding putative uncharacterized protein DDB_G0277255 isoform X2; the encoded protein is MEKWRCRGKSTGAKVKVTEENGSTEKPSSESPPEKKKEKKWTFAGLLKRKSKQTTSSEQSNSLLSLTPNPSIYYTEQVKNVKANPSSKTNNKSYGDKYCVETSGVPGNVTKKHELTDSMILSNAPSAAAASAVAVSPQAATIQSRNSESSDTGSKYNRRNRLKARIQAKRDRYYGDSSTDDEHSHYKSSNNSNSNSFINYTNSNLNPNSNSNSNANSNVNVNANNSLMRIQSEDSIYHHNNYHRRLIEANKKTRGARTVRYMKRFYRDDTIDDYDADCDVKIHPIYHNLSPVLKSHSNNYNYNHNYNSNNNNNKNKADTLPSTNNLWTTNNNSLLKPPYYQAFCSEQNLVHVYPNDYNYNSNKYQSDNLHGLNDNEVFNDKYARPQPHESKLTAVTSNCNKSRGINCHVGNKSPLAVSVSAAVPASASASSSVSPASASALAPQPPPRSTSRPVSRLHQTTRHSQHSDLDIFTETNSCTSGNQQLLNCGNNNNVNYNSLDRIYSSPRRNHRCCNRKVIRHPISEPFLLYKNDNIVISKRNKEISEDKMPEDPIVPKIKKKVIPKMKGSFKSIYDQPLEKRRHSKNLEEALIELETIYNSLHLNEDEDLLDRAEQRSMEEYRDKVAVTLAAKAAGIGGSIKSSLDTSSSSSPSPSPSAASSYELNLWRNVNFDRHDNYCGSSHNNNHSHNTNNNNNNNNNNNDDDDEPKLKDDMAYRRMHQPERSSSVDPSQSSLSRVSYLAASPCLLSYRDREFDNNYLLGDYVNSSSNCSNDKPKNQRRGTPDLTRDDVVYRNITHANNMLRVIEPQPPFGIPLGPVTAAAESDYLHVEPKIKHTRSSLYIPKIEPDIVTDDLAFRNLRKDTGGKNKFANSMSNVNFVPTRESLSRNIVIGSGEFKKKRAVRSLSADLYGIIDKSNDDHHAWYREFAKLNRPRLLQSNGSLININYDNNDNDCKGGGGTSSAGNNNERNFDLDINGNRPKSLCQAKIQVCVPQDDDGKFSRRQSCEREFMDMENYQTFDDKKSGFSSPYYGSESFDVDVDVVDGGAGDGGGNVDTNEKVIEPFSDQELSEYKQLCRNLESLIKKTSEKVKKSVEEAKSNAMLLGSNRNSLSEFIEWEELLGEDERIVKMNKKVTKDEQQGEEKDVEGEEGKGKEVKEKNEVVEEVEKIAKENDTKSEYKEPDQLLKLNIDDETRTEVIDTEASCELYKSNKESQESVVNSVPSNDAQDNRNPDDYDNTPVDYHARNNAVDCHDDKQLNEEFNLDKQVPYLSCDPTELNDDNNFDNDFQSIFDFYSREKTSATAAGQLGDDNKDQEFESIVNSSADLDPNPSYPAPDCHGVEEDVKKTHSEGRETTQ
- the LOC130675369 gene encoding putative uncharacterized protein DDB_G0277255 isoform X1 gives rise to the protein MEKWRCRGKSTGAKVKVTEENGSTEKPSSESPPEKKKEKKWTFAGLLKRKSKQTTSSEQSNSLLSLTPNPSIYYTEQVKNVKANPSSKTNNKSYGDKYCVETSGVPGNVTKKHELTDSMILSNAPSAAAASAVAVSPQAATIQSRNSESSDTGSKYNRRNRLKARIQAKRDRYYGDSSTDDEHSHYKSSNNSNSNSFINYTNSNLNPNSNSNSNANSNVNVNANNSLMRIQSEDSIYHHNNYHRRLIEANKKTRGARTVRYMKRFYRDDTIDDYDADCDVKIHPIYHNLSPVLKSHSNNYNYNHNYNSNNNNNKNKADTLPSTNNLWTTNNNSLLKPPYYQAFCSEQNLVHVYPNDYNYNSNKYQSDNLHGLNDNEVFNDKYARPQPHESKLTAVTSNCNKSRGINCHVGNKSPLAVSVSAAVPASASASSSVSPASASALAPQPPPRSTSRPVSRLHQTTRHSQHSDLDIFTETNSCTSGNQQLLNCGNNNNVNYNSLDRIYSSPRRNHRCCNRKVIRHPISEPFLLYKNDNIVISKRNKEISEDKMPEDPIVPKIKKKVIPKMKGSFKSIYDQPLEKRRHSKNLEEALIELETIYNSLHLNEDEDLLDRAEQRSMEEYRDKVAVTLAAKAAGIGGSIKSSLDTSSSSSPSPSPSAASSYELNLWRNVNFDRHDNYCGSSHNNNHSHNTNNNNNNNNNNNDDDDEPKLKDDMAYRRMHQPERSSSVDPSQSSLSRVSYLAASPCLLSYRDREFDNNYLLGDYVNSSSNCSNDKPKNQRRGTPDLTRDDVVYRNITHANNMLRVIEPQPPFGIPLGPVTAAAESDYLHVEPKIKHTRSSLYIPKIEPDIVTDDLAFRNLRKDTGGKNKFANSMSNVNFVPTRESLSRNIVIGSGEFKKKRAVRSLSADLYGIIDKSNDDHHAWYREFAKLNRPRLLQSNGSLININYDNNDNDCKGGGGTSSAGNNNERNFDLDINGNRPKSLCQAKIQVCVPQDDDGKFSRRQSCEREFMDMENYQTFDDKKSGFSSPYYGSESFDVDVDVVDGGAGDGGGNVDTNEKVIEPFSDQELSEYKQLCRNLESLIKKTSEKVKKSVEEAKSNAMLLGSNRNSLSEFIEWEELLGEDERIVKMNKKVTKDEQQGEEKDVEGEEGKGKEVKEKNEVVEEVEKIAKENDTKSEYKEPDQLLKLNIDDETRTEVIDTEASCELYKSNKESQESVVNSVPSNDAQDNRNPDDYDNTPVDYHARNNAVDCHDDKQLNEEFNLDKQVPYLSCDPTELNDDNNFDNDFQSIFDFYSREKTSATAAGQLGDDNKDQEFESIVNSSADLDPNPSYPAPDCHGVEEDVKKTHSEGEKSGNSGVMTQALMQPIFNVCFTTNCFSTYSIALWSLCLTLLIAIIAAL